One bacterium genomic window carries:
- the alr gene encoding alanine racemase, giving the protein MTPETVSLPTVLAADHVRPHRPTYARIYRDAIAENFARFRELAPRSQVMAVVKADAYGHGLLQCAHLFGELGADAFGVGFVEEGIVLRHAGVRAPILVLGGIVGSQISLFLEYDLDLTASSVFKLEAIERAAQISGKIARVQIKVDTGMNRIGQNFRTAETLLRAAKRARHVQVAGIYSHLATAEEDDESFARLQMHRFAEVKRLALSLGFTDARYHLANSAGAIRFPDAHHDLIRPGIGLYGQHAAAPLQRDFPLRAAHALVSEVVYVKGVRQGEGVSYNLQWTAPENVWVATVPVGYGDGYPRRLSNRASVLIGGKRYPIVGTVCMDQFMVNLGRDKVEVGSEVVLWGRQGDAEITLWELCDAGGFIPYELPIYLTGRVPRVFG; this is encoded by the coding sequence GTGACTCCCGAGACTGTCAGTTTGCCGACGGTGCTGGCCGCCGATCATGTGCGGCCGCACCGTCCGACTTACGCGCGCATCTACCGTGATGCGATTGCGGAGAATTTCGCGCGCTTTCGCGAACTGGCTCCGCGGTCGCAGGTGATGGCGGTGGTCAAGGCGGACGCCTACGGTCACGGGCTGTTGCAGTGTGCGCATCTGTTCGGCGAATTGGGAGCGGATGCGTTCGGAGTAGGATTTGTGGAAGAAGGAATCGTCCTGCGGCACGCGGGTGTGCGCGCGCCGATTCTGGTTCTGGGCGGTATCGTCGGCTCGCAGATCAGTCTGTTTCTTGAATATGATCTGGACTTGACGGCGAGTTCCGTGTTCAAATTGGAAGCGATTGAGCGGGCAGCTCAGATTAGCGGCAAGATCGCCCGGGTGCAGATCAAAGTGGACACGGGCATGAACCGTATCGGCCAGAACTTCCGCACGGCGGAGACGCTCCTGCGCGCGGCGAAGCGGGCCCGGCATGTGCAGGTGGCCGGCATCTACTCGCACCTGGCGACTGCCGAGGAGGATGACGAATCATTCGCACGGCTGCAGATGCACCGGTTCGCGGAAGTGAAACGGCTGGCACTGTCGCTGGGTTTTACCGACGCGCGCTACCACTTGGCAAATTCGGCGGGTGCGATCCGCTTTCCGGATGCGCATCACGATCTGATTCGTCCGGGGATCGGGCTGTACGGTCAGCATGCGGCGGCGCCGCTGCAACGAGACTTTCCACTGCGTGCGGCGCACGCTTTGGTAAGTGAAGTGGTCTACGTCAAGGGCGTGCGCCAGGGCGAAGGAGTGAGTTACAACCTGCAGTGGACCGCCCCTGAGAACGTGTGGGTGGCGACGGTGCCGGTGGGTTATGGCGACGGCTATCCCCGCCGCTTGTCCAATCGCGCCAGCGTTCTGATCGGCGGCAAGCGCTATCCGATTGTGGGCACCGTATGCATGGATCAGTTCATGGTGAATTTAGGCCGCGACAAAGTTGAGGTGGGCAGCGAAGTCGTGCTGTGGGGACGGCAGGGCGACGCGGAAATCACGCTGTGGGAGCTCTGCGACGCGGGCGGTTTCATTCCCTATGAATTGCCGATCTATCTTACAGGCCGCGTGCCCCGAGTTTTCGGATGA
- a CDS encoding carbohydrate binding family 9 domain-containing protein: MPLAIVVLLLGLTAGIALAEEDPQYIMTAVRRTAPLTIDGRIERAWLTGAKADSFLQREPDYPAPSTQRNEVYVLYDRDALYFAYMLYDTAPDSIRGQIQRRDNDENSDFLDLYLDTFHDHRSGYWFTVTAAGVQADGTFYNENNLSNSWDAVWESAVARTDSGWSCELRIPFQILRHGGERADGWGIAFARKLYRRNEANFWPPVDPEIGWRATKIGALVGLKDIAPSAHVELLPHAVGRWDAPMRQDWRSENEAENIGLTMKYVPSAALSIDGAYQPDFAQVDVDEAVINLSDYPVFLSEKRPFFLENKEYFEETPYTFVYTRRVADPDYGGRVNFQQGNAKASFFAGKNRLSYYNGATGRVEEKLQDAFFGRTTWNSGKHRFGVTGTYLNQTGYTAGALGLDARFRWRERDRLWIWASAVDRSGFPDQHAWRVDTLRDEQPVEGRLSYTRDLGPFRFDLAGAYRGTDYDVNDLGWGDASNSIRESFWVGDNYYLNGTFLRNIGFDVNQFYATLSDGEAPEGYANWNIFATTRTNWEFGGGLEWGTDFRRVYQGPTGGEFRDNYGSFNHEFYRYYWHWVWLWSDQTKPFRYGFDGRYRTFRDGNAFGFEPEMIWRPRSNVETALEVDWTQVWNAYDFNEETVDFRNWIWKISWSPSLHLSFRGTLQWIEKSYYSDEGLSFSNLLMSYNWSPGSWFYLVYDESARSLDPLAASMPGDRTLRAKLTYFFTVP, encoded by the coding sequence ATGCCTCTGGCGATAGTGGTTTTGTTATTGGGTCTGACGGCCGGAATTGCTTTGGCCGAAGAAGACCCCCAGTACATCATGACGGCGGTACGGCGGACTGCGCCGCTCACCATTGACGGTCGGATTGAGCGTGCCTGGCTGACCGGCGCGAAGGCGGACAGCTTCCTCCAGCGGGAGCCGGACTATCCCGCGCCTTCCACGCAGCGTAACGAAGTCTATGTGCTGTACGACCGGGACGCGCTGTACTTCGCGTACATGCTCTACGACACGGCGCCGGACAGCATTCGCGGACAGATTCAGCGGCGCGACAACGACGAGAATTCGGATTTTCTGGATCTGTATCTCGACACGTTTCACGACCACCGTTCCGGGTATTGGTTTACCGTGACCGCGGCGGGCGTGCAGGCCGACGGGACGTTCTACAACGAGAACAACCTGTCCAATTCGTGGGATGCTGTTTGGGAATCGGCGGTGGCCCGCACCGACAGTGGGTGGAGTTGCGAACTGCGGATTCCGTTTCAGATTCTGCGGCATGGCGGCGAGCGCGCGGATGGCTGGGGAATCGCCTTTGCGCGTAAGCTCTACCGCCGCAACGAAGCGAATTTCTGGCCGCCGGTGGATCCGGAAATCGGCTGGCGAGCGACCAAGATCGGCGCCCTCGTGGGCCTGAAGGACATTGCACCATCGGCGCACGTCGAATTGCTGCCGCACGCCGTCGGGCGGTGGGATGCACCGATGAGACAGGACTGGCGGTCTGAGAACGAAGCCGAGAATATCGGCCTCACGATGAAGTACGTTCCCTCGGCGGCGCTGAGCATTGACGGAGCGTATCAGCCCGACTTCGCGCAGGTTGACGTGGACGAAGCGGTGATCAACCTCTCCGACTATCCCGTCTTCTTATCGGAGAAGCGGCCGTTTTTTCTCGAGAACAAAGAGTACTTTGAAGAAACGCCGTATACGTTCGTGTACACGCGCCGCGTGGCCGATCCGGACTACGGCGGCCGTGTGAATTTCCAGCAGGGCAACGCGAAAGCGAGTTTCTTTGCGGGCAAGAACCGTCTGTCGTATTACAACGGCGCAACGGGTCGCGTTGAAGAGAAGCTCCAGGATGCGTTTTTTGGCCGGACGACGTGGAACTCGGGCAAACATCGTTTCGGTGTTACGGGAACGTATCTGAATCAAACCGGTTACACCGCGGGAGCGCTGGGTCTGGACGCGCGGTTTCGCTGGCGTGAACGTGACCGGCTATGGATTTGGGCGTCGGCGGTTGATCGCAGCGGATTTCCCGACCAGCACGCTTGGCGCGTAGATACGCTGCGCGACGAGCAGCCGGTTGAAGGCCGGCTCTCCTACACGCGTGATTTGGGCCCGTTCCGTTTCGACCTTGCCGGAGCCTACCGCGGCACGGACTACGACGTAAACGACCTCGGCTGGGGGGATGCCTCGAATTCGATTCGCGAGTCGTTTTGGGTTGGAGATAACTACTATCTCAACGGGACGTTTTTGCGGAACATTGGCTTCGACGTCAATCAGTTCTATGCTACTCTGTCTGACGGCGAAGCACCGGAAGGCTACGCCAATTGGAACATCTTCGCGACGACGCGCACGAACTGGGAATTCGGTGGGGGCTTGGAATGGGGAACGGATTTCCGCCGAGTGTACCAAGGCCCGACGGGTGGCGAGTTTCGTGACAATTATGGCAGCTTTAACCACGAATTCTATCGCTATTATTGGCACTGGGTGTGGTTGTGGAGCGATCAGACCAAGCCGTTCCGCTACGGATTCGACGGCCGTTACCGCACGTTCCGCGACGGGAATGCCTTCGGGTTTGAACCTGAGATGATATGGCGGCCGCGCTCAAATGTTGAGACTGCGCTTGAAGTGGACTGGACGCAAGTCTGGAATGCGTACGACTTCAACGAGGAGACGGTGGATTTTCGCAACTGGATTTGGAAGATCTCGTGGTCGCCGAGTTTGCATCTTTCGTTCCGTGGTACGCTGCAGTGGATTGAAAAGAGCTATTACAGCGACGAAGGCCTGTCCTTTTCCAATCTGTTGATGTCGTACAACTGGAGTCCGGGCAGTTGGTTCTACCTTGTTTATGACGAATCGGCGCGCAGTCTTGATCCACTTGCGGCGAGCATGCCCGGAGACCGCACGCTGCGCGCGAAGTTAACGTATTTCTTCACGGTGCCGTAA
- the prfB gene encoding peptide chain release factor 2 (programmed frameshift): MKPEELSQLIAEHKPKLDILRRRFDYAKRIGEIEKLEVLAGGAGFWDDQEQAQKVLKQIAEHKSWVEAYRQVESALGDLDAMRELAVESPDDFSAADLAGEAKKFAQLFEELETRAMLKDPTDIKSAIIHIHPGAGGTESSDWAAMLYRMYLRWTEQRGWKVDLLDLEPAEEAGIKSAVIEVQGEYAYGYCKAETGVHRLVRISPFDANARRHTSFASVFVYPEVEEVPEIQVRPEDLRIDTFRASGAGGQHVNRTESAIRITHLPSGLVVTCQTDRSQHRNRDSAMKVLYARLYQKYLDDERAKNANIESSKTDIAWGHQIRSYVFQPYQMVKDHRTGVETSNIQKVMDGDLDEFVRAFLLTGAQGKYARSRQQATTEDDDL; this comes from the exons ATGAAGCCTGAAGAATTGTCACAACTGATCGCGGAGCATAAGCCGAAGCTGGACATTCTGCGGAGG CGCTTTGACTATGCCAAGCGCATAGGGGAGATCGAGAAGCTCGAAGTCCTGGCCGGCGGCGCGGGATTCTGGGACGACCAGGAGCAGGCGCAGAAGGTGCTCAAGCAGATAGCGGAGCACAAGTCGTGGGTTGAGGCGTACCGGCAGGTGGAATCCGCGCTGGGCGACCTCGACGCGATGCGTGAGTTGGCGGTGGAATCGCCCGACGATTTCAGCGCTGCGGATTTGGCGGGCGAAGCGAAAAAGTTCGCCCAGCTCTTTGAAGAATTGGAAACGCGCGCGATGCTGAAGGACCCCACGGACATCAAGAGCGCGATTATCCATATCCATCCGGGCGCGGGCGGGACGGAATCCTCGGACTGGGCCGCAATGCTCTACCGGATGTATCTGCGCTGGACGGAGCAACGCGGTTGGAAAGTAGACCTGCTCGATTTGGAACCGGCGGAAGAGGCCGGGATAAAATCGGCAGTGATCGAAGTGCAGGGCGAATACGCCTACGGCTATTGCAAGGCGGAAACGGGCGTGCACAGGCTCGTGCGCATCTCGCCGTTTGACGCCAATGCGCGGCGGCACACATCGTTCGCGAGCGTGTTCGTGTATCCGGAAGTGGAAGAGGTGCCGGAGATTCAGGTGCGGCCCGAGGATTTGCGGATTGACACGTTTCGCGCGTCCGGCGCCGGCGGTCAGCATGTGAACCGGACGGAGTCGGCGATTCGCATCACGCACTTGCCGTCAGGACTTGTGGTGACGTGCCAGACGGACCGTTCACAGCACCGCAACCGCGACTCAGCGATGAAGGTTCTTTATGCGCGGCTCTATCAGAAATATCTTGACGACGAGCGCGCGAAGAACGCCAACATTGAGAGTTCGAAGACGGATATCGCGTGGGGACACCAGATCCGCTCCTACGTGTTCCAGCCGTATCAGATGGTCAAGGATCACCGGACGGGCGTGGAAACGTCAAACATTCAGAAGGTGATGGACGGTGACTTGGACGAATTTGTGCGCGCGTTCCTGTTGACGGGTGCGCAAGGTAAATACGCGCGATCACGGCAACAGGCTACGACTGAAGACGATGACCTATAA
- a CDS encoding S8 family peptidase, producing MKKVLIVLCFCIAAAALGKPTPVATDGEPYYAFVPNHVLVAFSKSTAQTTIDEIIAGSGGKVGSYSKLLDFYRVEVPTGAAAGVRYFRAQNAVLWANYNYLLTALMVPNDNLYTYQWHYPLIGLEQAWDLTQGDPSVKVAVLDQGFQFDHEDMAGVQTVSGYDWIDEDNDPSEPDLVDSHGMHVSGTIFARTNNNTGIAGIAPNCRLMPVRVLDNSGSGSSEAIANGFAWAAQQGAQIVNASLGFPNQNNQPPVDPGQPLSGAIQQCAAAGVVLCVASGNDNADYVSYPAAYPACISVGATAIGNAIAPYSNAGSELDVCAPGGNTDQDLNQDSYVDGVLSTVRDNTGSDYYVFWQGTSMATPHVAGVAALLMSRGCPAHQVRNALQNTALDLGPAGWDVTYGHGRISALAALQYDWSGGGGETVLFDGPMESNNEGWTVREDGNDGVGWRFLDFGSADCGNAAHGGQNGIWHDDEQSVGLLDDWLFTPEISVPANATAVTFSFWQRNCFVTPQYYDLHAIYYSTDGEDFTLISELDDAAQNWEQISVDAAALAGEDVYFAWRYRGDYATEWFLDDVQVTAVLGTDADTRADLTIPMAFVLEHAYPNPFNAAVQIPFAVNAARELSLEIYNLAGQKVATLFEHTHFAPGAQRVHWQADGLASGVYLVKLSSGKQMQTQKILLVK from the coding sequence ATGAAGAAAGTGCTGATCGTTCTGTGTTTTTGCATTGCGGCGGCGGCGTTAGGAAAGCCGACGCCCGTGGCGACGGATGGTGAACCGTATTACGCGTTTGTGCCGAATCATGTGCTCGTGGCGTTTTCAAAAAGCACGGCGCAGACGACGATTGACGAGATTATCGCGGGCAGCGGCGGCAAGGTGGGCAGCTATTCCAAACTGCTCGACTTCTATCGCGTGGAAGTGCCAACCGGGGCGGCGGCGGGTGTGCGTTATTTTCGCGCGCAGAACGCCGTGCTGTGGGCGAACTACAATTACCTGTTGACGGCGCTAATGGTGCCGAACGACAATTTGTACACGTATCAGTGGCACTATCCGCTGATCGGTTTGGAACAGGCGTGGGATCTGACGCAGGGCGATCCGTCGGTAAAGGTGGCGGTGCTGGATCAGGGTTTTCAGTTCGATCACGAAGACATGGCCGGCGTGCAGACGGTGAGCGGCTACGATTGGATTGACGAGGACAACGATCCGTCGGAACCCGATCTCGTGGACTCGCACGGTATGCACGTATCGGGAACGATTTTCGCGCGCACCAATAACAACACGGGAATCGCGGGTATCGCTCCGAATTGCCGCTTGATGCCGGTGCGTGTGCTGGACAATTCGGGGTCAGGTTCGTCGGAAGCGATTGCCAACGGGTTCGCGTGGGCGGCGCAGCAGGGCGCGCAGATCGTGAACGCGTCGTTGGGATTCCCGAATCAGAATAATCAGCCGCCGGTAGATCCCGGTCAGCCGCTGTCGGGTGCGATTCAGCAATGCGCGGCGGCGGGTGTGGTGCTGTGCGTGGCGTCGGGCAATGACAACGCTGACTATGTATCGTATCCGGCGGCCTATCCAGCCTGCATCTCTGTCGGCGCGACGGCCATCGGCAATGCCATTGCGCCGTATTCGAACGCGGGCAGCGAATTGGATGTGTGCGCTCCGGGCGGAAATACGGATCAGGACTTGAATCAGGATTCGTACGTTGACGGCGTGCTTTCGACGGTGCGCGACAATACCGGTTCGGACTACTACGTATTCTGGCAGGGAACCTCCATGGCGACTCCGCATGTGGCGGGCGTGGCGGCGTTGTTGATGTCGCGCGGTTGTCCGGCTCATCAGGTGCGCAACGCCTTGCAGAACACCGCGCTCGACTTGGGGCCGGCCGGTTGGGATGTTACCTACGGGCACGGGCGCATCAGCGCGTTGGCGGCGCTGCAATATGATTGGAGCGGCGGCGGCGGTGAAACGGTGCTGTTCGACGGTCCGATGGAAAGCAACAACGAGGGCTGGACGGTGCGCGAGGACGGCAACGACGGCGTGGGTTGGCGTTTTCTTGATTTCGGCAGCGCGGATTGCGGCAATGCAGCGCACGGCGGGCAGAACGGCATCTGGCATGACGACGAGCAGAGTGTCGGGCTGCTCGATGATTGGCTGTTCACGCCGGAGATCAGCGTTCCGGCCAACGCTACGGCCGTGACGTTTTCGTTCTGGCAGCGAAATTGTTTTGTGACGCCGCAATACTACGACCTGCATGCGATCTACTATTCGACCGACGGCGAGGACTTCACGTTGATCAGCGAGTTGGACGACGCGGCGCAGAATTGGGAACAGATTTCGGTGGACGCGGCGGCGCTTGCGGGTGAAGATGTCTATTTCGCGTGGCGCTATCGCGGCGACTATGCGACCGAATGGTTTTTGGATGACGTGCAGGTGACGGCCGTGCTGGGCACGGACGCCGACACACGCGCAGATCTGACGATTCCCATGGCGTTTGTGCTGGAGCACGCCTACCCGAATCCGTTCAACGCGGCGGTGCAAATTCCGTTTGCGGTCAACGCGGCGCGTGAATTGTCGCTGGAAATTTACAATTTGGCCGGACAGAAGGTGGCTACGCTGTTTGAGCACACGCACTTTGCGCCGGGCGCGCAGCGTGTGCATTGGCAGGCCGACGGCCTGGCCAGCGGCGTCTATCTGGTGAAGCTGTCGAGCGGCAAACAGATGCAGACGCAGAAGATCCTGCTGGTAAAATAA
- a CDS encoding SDR family oxidoreductase yields the protein MPKTALITGASSGIGLELAKVFARDGIHLVLVARSAATLRDVKAQLERDYGVSVTALSADLSIPGAASSLHADVTARQIQVDYLVNNAGYGLYGPFHRLALDDELAMLQLNCAAMTALTKLFSQEMLARGTGRVLNVASTAAFQPGPLMAVYYASKSYVLLLSEALHNEFAGTGVTVSCLCPGPTPTGFQGRAGNSTSGLSGLVSTSAQQVARAGYRGMLRGKSVIVPGLINKLLVFLVRFAPRTLVTAASRWTAESR from the coding sequence ATGCCTAAGACGGCGCTGATAACCGGCGCGTCGAGTGGCATCGGGTTGGAGCTGGCCAAGGTTTTTGCGCGGGACGGAATACATCTTGTGCTGGTTGCGCGGTCTGCGGCAACGCTTCGCGACGTAAAGGCGCAGTTGGAGCGCGATTACGGCGTGTCCGTGACGGCGCTTAGCGCCGATCTGAGCATCCCCGGCGCTGCGTCTTCGCTTCATGCAGACGTTACGGCTCGCCAGATTCAAGTTGACTATCTCGTCAATAACGCGGGCTATGGGCTCTACGGACCTTTTCACCGGCTGGCGCTGGACGACGAGTTGGCGATGCTGCAGCTTAATTGCGCGGCGATGACAGCGCTGACGAAACTGTTCTCGCAGGAGATGCTGGCGCGGGGCACTGGGCGGGTGCTTAACGTGGCTTCGACGGCGGCCTTTCAACCGGGTCCCCTGATGGCCGTGTACTATGCGAGCAAGAGCTACGTCCTGCTGTTGAGCGAGGCGCTGCATAATGAGTTCGCAGGGACGGGGGTAACGGTCAGTTGCCTCTGCCCGGGGCCGACACCGACGGGATTTCAAGGCCGCGCGGGGAACAGCACGTCGGGTTTGTCCGGGCTGGTCTCGACCTCGGCCCAGCAGGTGGCGCGGGCCGGTTACCGGGGCATGCTGCGCGGCAAGTCGGTGATTGTGCCGGGGTTGATCAACAAGCTGCTGGTGTTTTTGGTTCGCTTTGCCCCGCGCACCTTGGTGACGGCGGCATCGCGTTGGACAGCCGAGAGCCGTTAG
- a CDS encoding N-acetyltransferase has translation MIRLATPGDAAACLKIYAPIIEATAISFETVVPSVEEFAKRLAKIQAHYPFLVWEEDGEVLGYVYATRYRERAAYDWVCESAIYVSPAAHGRGIGRRLYERLFTNLRAMNMISVVGGIRSGSASAEFHRHMGFVPVGTIPFAGYKFGAWHDVEFWQYLLADPVPLSPAPVIPFPLLQHPVSGHA, from the coding sequence ATGATTCGCCTCGCGACACCGGGTGACGCGGCGGCGTGCCTGAAGATTTACGCCCCAATTATCGAAGCGACGGCCATCAGTTTTGAGACGGTTGTGCCGTCGGTTGAGGAGTTTGCCAAACGCCTTGCCAAGATTCAAGCGCACTACCCCTTTCTGGTGTGGGAAGAAGATGGCGAGGTCTTGGGCTATGTCTATGCCACGCGCTACCGTGAACGCGCAGCCTATGATTGGGTTTGTGAATCGGCAATTTACGTGAGTCCGGCTGCGCATGGCCGTGGCATCGGGCGGCGGCTCTACGAGCGGCTGTTCACCAATCTGCGGGCCATGAACATGATCTCAGTGGTCGGCGGCATTCGCTCGGGCTCTGCGAGTGCGGAGTTTCATCGGCACATGGGATTTGTGCCGGTGGGCACGATTCCGTTCGCGGGTTACAAGTTCGGCGCGTGGCACGACGTGGAGTTTTGGCAGTACTTGCTGGCCGATCCCGTGCCCCTCTCCCCTGCTCCGGTGATCCCGTTCCCGCTGTTGCAGCATCCGGTGAGCGGGCATGCCTAA
- a CDS encoding SpoIID/LytB domain-containing protein, translating to MNTHLSPATPPVTVRVGLLEGYERVTFKYTGRYRIETRSGTMLRDAAVSPVKWRVLRERSTPTKFLFSVLASSHKTREEAMTLAEQFEERGMQAAVRQIGGPIEVDGQVVGDNTLYRVQVGNFQREEDARHLFSKLALDYAPRLVREVLTHASGRLELFDQSLEQHLESVDGFRLVPLDPDARLTLYGVRMNSGFEYEPSEDRTYEGIIEFYVDHTGDIAALTEIPIDVYLRGVVASEMPTEFPEEALRAQAIASRSLVIATKAIKHLNDQFELCAHVHCQVYSGVTHDNDRVSQAVADTRGCILFHEGTIVDAHYSAVCGGHTEDVQATWVTPPIFAGTGVPCSCEHELEIPDLMTENGARRWIQTRPASCCNLEGLNLPVSRNYSRKHFRWETTFLRSELEEILLTKTGVDIGTLYDILPIRRGRSGRLMEVEVLGSLANLRIKRELTIRRQLSHTALESSAFLVEVLNDSQGNPMELVFTGAGWGHGVGMCQAGAAHMAVNGKSATEILRHYYVGCVIEKRY from the coding sequence GTGAATACGCACCTATCTCCCGCGACACCGCCCGTAACGGTGCGCGTTGGCCTGTTGGAAGGTTACGAACGCGTGACTTTCAAATACACGGGCCGCTATCGGATTGAAACGCGATCAGGGACGATGCTGCGCGACGCGGCAGTGTCGCCCGTGAAGTGGCGCGTGCTGCGCGAACGAAGCACGCCGACGAAGTTTTTGTTCAGCGTCCTGGCCTCATCGCACAAGACGCGTGAAGAAGCGATGACGCTGGCCGAGCAGTTCGAAGAGCGCGGCATGCAGGCGGCCGTGCGGCAGATTGGCGGCCCGATCGAAGTGGACGGCCAGGTCGTCGGCGACAACACGCTCTACCGCGTGCAGGTCGGGAATTTTCAGCGCGAGGAGGATGCCCGGCATCTCTTCTCGAAGCTGGCGCTCGACTATGCGCCGCGCTTGGTGCGCGAGGTGCTGACGCACGCGTCGGGGCGGCTCGAACTGTTTGACCAGAGTCTCGAACAGCATCTGGAAAGCGTGGACGGTTTCCGGCTCGTGCCGCTCGATCCGGACGCGCGGCTGACGCTGTACGGCGTGCGCATGAACTCGGGCTTTGAGTATGAACCGAGCGAGGATCGCACCTACGAGGGGATCATTGAGTTCTATGTTGATCATACGGGCGACATCGCCGCACTGACGGAGATCCCCATTGACGTGTATCTGCGCGGCGTAGTGGCCTCGGAGATGCCGACGGAGTTTCCGGAAGAGGCGCTGCGCGCGCAAGCAATTGCCTCGCGCAGTCTGGTGATCGCGACGAAGGCGATCAAGCACTTGAACGATCAGTTTGAGTTGTGCGCGCACGTGCACTGTCAGGTGTACAGCGGCGTGACGCACGACAATGACCGCGTGAGTCAGGCGGTGGCCGATACGCGCGGCTGCATACTGTTCCACGAAGGGACGATCGTGGACGCGCACTATTCGGCGGTGTGCGGCGGGCATACGGAGGACGTGCAGGCGACGTGGGTGACGCCGCCGATCTTCGCGGGGACGGGCGTGCCGTGTTCCTGCGAACACGAGCTCGAGATTCCCGACTTGATGACTGAGAACGGCGCGCGGCGCTGGATTCAGACGCGTCCGGCGTCGTGCTGCAATCTGGAAGGATTGAATCTGCCGGTGTCGCGCAACTACAGCCGCAAGCACTTCCGCTGGGAAACGACGTTTCTGCGTTCGGAGCTTGAGGAAATTCTGTTGACGAAGACGGGTGTGGACATCGGGACGCTGTACGATATCCTGCCCATTCGCCGCGGACGGAGCGGACGCTTGATGGAGGTGGAGGTGCTGGGATCGCTGGCCAATTTGCGGATCAAACGCGAGCTGACGATCCGGCGGCAGCTTTCCCATACGGCGCTCGAGAGTTCGGCGTTTCTGGTCGAAGTGCTGAACGACAGTCAGGGTAATCCCATGGAACTGGTGTTCACCGGCGCGGGCTGGGGGCACGGTGTGGGCATGTGTCAGGCCGGCGCGGCGCACATGGCGGTGAATGGCAAGAGCGCCACGGAGATTCTGCGGCACTATTATGTGGGCTGCGTAATCGAAAAGAGATATTAA
- a CDS encoding EamA family transporter, translated as MVILAYVALCLIWGTTYLVIKVALEGFPPFVLGAVRFALAGIIFLPYMLRDRKRLPQTRAQWGWIALTGTMMLAGGNGLVNFAEQYIDSGLTALTVATSPAWSAVFSWMIIGESEKLDRMSLVGIALAMTGIYVLHHDHISLSADEWPGFVALILCPPLWTLASVLSRKYLRELDAFTVSATQMFSGAVAFGIISLIIGESWALAPSAKAIGALLYLTVLGSVVAFTAYAYLLKRVPAARVNTYTFINPVIALVAGAVILSEPITPEVYPATALILAGMGILYAMRNRRAGQTK; from the coding sequence GTGGTTATCCTGGCCTATGTGGCGCTATGTCTGATCTGGGGCACGACCTATCTGGTGATCAAGGTCGCGCTCGAGGGCTTTCCGCCGTTTGTGCTGGGCGCGGTGCGGTTTGCCCTTGCCGGGATCATATTCTTGCCGTACATGCTACGGGACCGGAAGCGGCTGCCGCAGACGCGCGCACAGTGGGGATGGATTGCGCTGACGGGGACGATGATGCTCGCGGGCGGAAACGGTCTGGTGAATTTTGCGGAGCAGTATATTGACTCGGGATTGACTGCGCTGACGGTGGCGACGAGCCCGGCCTGGTCGGCGGTCTTTTCGTGGATGATCATCGGTGAATCGGAGAAGCTCGACCGCATGTCGCTTGTGGGGATTGCGCTGGCGATGACGGGCATCTATGTGCTGCACCACGATCACATTAGTCTGTCGGCGGATGAGTGGCCGGGATTTGTGGCGCTGATATTGTGTCCACCCTTGTGGACGCTGGCCTCGGTTCTGTCGCGCAAGTATCTCCGTGAACTCGACGCCTTCACCGTTTCGGCGACGCAGATGTTCTCGGGAGCGGTTGCATTCGGGATTATTTCACTCATCATCGGGGAGTCGTGGGCGTTGGCGCCGAGCGCGAAAGCGATCGGCGCGCTGCTGTATCTAACGGTACTGGGTTCGGTGGTGGCGTTTACGGCCTACGCCTATTTGCTCAAGCGCGTGCCCGCGGCGCGGGTGAACACGTACACATTCATTAACCCGGTCATAGCGCTGGTGGCCGGCGCGGTGATCTTGAGCGAGCCGATTACGCCGGAAGTCTATCCGGCGACGGCGCTGATTTTGGCGGGCATGGGGATCCTCTACGCGATGCGTAATCGCCGAGCGGGACAGACAAAGTAA